The following proteins are co-located in the Echinicola sp. 20G genome:
- the scpB gene encoding SMC-Scp complex subunit ScpB, which produces MEFLHRHIEALVFCSPSPLGIGEIQKCLTEMFETDVPKEHVEAAINDLSQKYQHDDFSFALEHLGDGYQFLTKPAYQTSISILLKQQSTKRLSTAQMETLSIIAYKQPVTKSEVEQIRGVNCDYSIQKLLEKELVTIKGKSDSIGRPLLYGTSEKFMEYFGINSLRDLPQPKDFSQEENQIGKEQD; this is translated from the coding sequence ACACAGACATATTGAAGCATTGGTATTCTGTTCACCTTCTCCGTTAGGCATTGGCGAGATCCAAAAGTGCCTAACGGAGATGTTTGAAACTGATGTCCCAAAAGAGCATGTTGAAGCGGCCATAAATGACTTGAGCCAAAAGTATCAACATGATGATTTTTCCTTCGCATTGGAACATCTTGGTGATGGCTACCAGTTCCTAACAAAGCCGGCCTACCAAACCAGCATCTCTATTTTGCTCAAGCAGCAATCCACCAAAAGGCTCTCTACAGCCCAAATGGAGACCTTATCCATTATTGCTTACAAGCAACCTGTAACGAAATCTGAGGTAGAGCAAATACGCGGTGTTAATTGCGATTATTCCATCCAGAAGTTATTGGAAAAAGAACTCGTCACCATCAAAGGAAAATCCGACAGCATTGGCAGACCCCTCCTTTATGGGACTAGTGAAAAGTTCATGGAGTATTTTGGCATCAATAGCCTCAGAGACCTTCCCCAGCCTAAAGATTTTTCCCAAGAAGAGAACCAAATCGGAAAAGAGCAGGATTAA